A single window of Methylocella tundrae DNA harbors:
- the tssE gene encoding type VI secretion system baseplate subunit TssE, giving the protein MSMTPRKNRLSPPFMHAFRSAFDKKDAREKLDLRDEAGDRVIAARRAAVRTTISEPNLRREVARDLEALVNTVALQSTQDLAEFEEVRKSILNYGLPDLIHRSIDEAGVDHIEGEITAALQSYEPRLVAGTIEVSRDASVDKDELKVRFLVRADLLCNPVNVPVEFIADVELDGGGVVVKKA; this is encoded by the coding sequence ATGTCCATGACACCGCGAAAAAACCGGCTCAGTCCGCCGTTCATGCACGCCTTTCGCAGCGCCTTCGACAAGAAGGATGCGCGCGAAAAGCTGGATCTTCGCGACGAGGCCGGAGATCGCGTCATCGCCGCGCGCCGCGCCGCCGTCCGGACGACCATCAGCGAACCAAATTTGCGCCGTGAAGTCGCAAGAGACCTCGAAGCTCTCGTCAACACGGTGGCCCTTCAGTCGACGCAAGATCTCGCCGAGTTCGAAGAGGTCCGCAAATCCATCCTGAACTATGGTTTGCCCGACCTCATTCATCGCAGCATCGACGAAGCCGGCGTCGATCATATTGAGGGCGAAATCACCGCCGCTTTGCAAAGCTATGAACCCCGCCTTGTGGCTGGCACCATTGAAGTGTCGCGCGACGCCTCTGTCGACAAGGACGAGCTCAAAGTGCGCTTTCTGGTGCGCGCCGATCTGTTGTGCAATCCCGTCAACGTCCCGGTGGAATTCATCGCCGACGTCGAACTCGACGGCGGCGGCGTCGTCGTCAAGAAAGCCTGA